A genome region from Zootoca vivipara chromosome 11, rZooViv1.1, whole genome shotgun sequence includes the following:
- the DAPK1 gene encoding death-associated protein kinase 1 yields MTVFRQENLDDHYEIGEELGSGQFAVVRKCREKSTGAQYAAKFIKKRRTKSSRRGVTREDIEREVNILKEIQHPNVITLHDVYESKMDVILILELVAGGELFDFLAEKESLSEEEATEFLKQILNGVNYLHSLQIAHFDLKPENIMLLDRNVPKPRIKIIDFGLAHKIDFSNEFKNIFGTPEFVAPEIVNYEPLGLEADMWSIGVITYILLSGASPFLGETKQETLANVSAVNYDFEEEFFSNTSALAKDFIRRLLIKDPKKRMTIQDSLQHPWIKPKDTLQALSRKASAVNMEKFKKFAARRKWKQSVRLISLCQRLSRSFLSRSNMSVARSDDTLDEEDSFVMKAIIHAINDDNVPGLQHLLGSLTNYDVNQPNKHGTPPFLIAAGCGNIQMLQLFLKRGARIDVQDKAGSNAIYWASRHGHVETLKFLQLNKCPLDVRDKSGETALHVASRYGHVDVVQVLCSIGSNPNFQDKEEETPLHCAAWHGYYLVAKALCKAGCNVNVKNKEGETPLLTASARGYHDIVECLAEHGADLDATDKDGHIALHLAVRRCQMEVVKMLISQGCSIDFQDRHGNTPLHVACKDGNIPIVMALCEANCNIDITNKYGRTPLHLAANNGILDVVRYLCLSGANVEALTSDGKTAEDLARAEQHEHVASLLTRLKKDTHRALFIQHLRPTHNLQPRIKLKLFGHSASGKTALVESLKCGLLRSFFRRRRPRLSSTNSVRFPPSPLSNKPSVSVSISNLYPGCENVSVRSRSMMFEPGLTKGMLEVFVSPSHHSHCSADDQSTKAIDVQNAYLNGVGDFSVWEFSGNPVYFCCYDYFAANDPTSVHVVLFSLEEPYEIQLNQVTFWLSFLKSLVPVEESIAFGGKLKTPLHVALVATHADIVNLPRSAGGEFQYDKDTSLLKEIRNRFGNDLHILDRLFILDAGASGSKDMKILRNHLQELRSQIISTCPPMTHLCEKIVSTLPSWRKVNGPNQLMSLQQFVYDVQDQLNPLASEDELRHIAQQLHSIGEINIMQSETVQDVVLLDPRWLCSNVLGRLLSVENPKALHHYRGRYTIEDIQRLVPDSDIEELIQILDAMDICARDLSSGTMIDIPALIKTDSLHRSWADEEDEVMIYGGVRIVPVEHLTPLPCGIFHKVQVNLCRWIHQQSTEGDADIRLWINGSKIVNRGAELLVLLVNNGQGIEVQVRGLETEKIKCCLFLDSVCSTIDNLMATTLPGLLTVKHYLSPQQLREHHEPIMIYHPRDFFRAQSQKETSLTNTMGGYKESFSSILCFGCLDVYSQGSLGMDIHVSDLNLLTRRKLSRLLDPPDPMGKDWCLLAMNLGLPDLVAKYNTNNGSQNDFVPSPSYALLQEWGNSPESTVGTLMSKLRELGRRDAADFLMKASSVFRVSLDVNGQEAYASSCNSGTSYNSISSVVSR; encoded by the exons tgttGCAGGAGGGGAGCTCTTTGATTTTTTAGCGGAAAAGGAGTCTCTGTCTGAAGAGGAGGCCACAGAATTTCTCAAGCAAATCCTCAATGGTGTTAACTATCTGCACTCTCTGCAAATTGCACACTTTGATCTCAAG ccTGAGAACATAATGCTGCTGGATAGAAATGTACCAAAGCCTCGTATCAAGATCATTGACTTTGGCTTAGCGCATAAAATAGACTTTAGTAATGAGTTTAAGAACATTTTTGGGACGCCTGAATTTGTTG CTCCTGAAATAGTAAATTATGAACCTCTGGGCCTTGAGGCAGATATGTG GAGTATTGGCGTAATAACATATATTCT tctgaGTGGTGCCTCGCCGTTTCTTGGAGAGACAAAACAAGAAACATTAGCCAATGTGTCTGCAGTGAACTATGACTTCGAGGAAGAATTCTTCAGTAACACCAGTGCTTTAGCAAAAGATTTTATAAGAAGACTACTAATCAAGGATCCAAA gaAGAGAATGACAATTCAAGACAGCTTGCAGCACCCATGGATTAAG CCTAAGGATACCCTTCAAGCACTTAGTAGAAAAGCATCTGCCGTGAATATGGAAAAATTCAAAAAGTTCGCAGCACGAAGGAAATGGAAA CAATCAGTGCGCTTAATATCGCTATGCCAAAGATTATCAAGATCCTTTTTGTCCAGAAGTAACATGAGCGTGGCTAGGAGCGATGACACTCTG GATGAGGAAGATTCATTTGTAATGAAAGCCATCATTCATGCCATCAATGATGACAACGTTCCTGGTCTCCAGCACCTTCTGGGCTCTTTGACCAATTATGATGTCAATCAACCTAATAAG CATGGGACACCTCCATTTTTGATTGCTGCTGGATGTGGAAATATTCAAATGCTTCAGTTATTCCTAAAGCGAGGTGCCCGTATTGATGTCCAAGATAAG GCAGGATCTAATGCAATCTACTGGGCATCTCGACATGGTCACGTCGAAACACTGAAATTCCTCCAGCTAAATAAATGTCCTTTGGATGTTAGAGACAAG TCTGGAGAAACTGCACTCCATGTGGCATCTCGGTATGGTCACGTTGATGTGGTTCAAGTCTTGTGTAGCATTGGCTCAAATCCAAATTTTCAAGATAAG GAAGAAGAAACTCCTTTGCACTGTGCTGCTTGGCATGGCTACTACCTTGTTGCCAAAGCACTGTGCAAGGCAGGCTGCAATGTGAATgttaaaaataaggaaggggaaactCCACTCTTGACAGCCTCGGCTAGAGGTTACCATGATATTGTGGAATGTTTGGCGGAGCATGGCGCTGACCTTGATGCAACTGACAAG gACGGACACATAGCCCTTCACCTTGCAGTCCGAAGATGTCAGATGGAAGTGGTTAAAATGCTTATCAGTCAGGGATGCTCCATAGATTTCCAGGATAGACACGGGAACACTCCTCTCCATGTAGCCTGCAAAGATGGAAACATTCCCATTGTGATGGCACTCTGTGAAGCAAACTGTAACATCGATATAACCAATAAG TATGGTAGGACACCTTTACATCTGGCAGCGAACAATGGAATTCTCGATGTTGTCCGGTACCTTTGCCTAAGTGGAGCGAATGTGGAGGCATTAACTTCT GATGGGAAAACAGCAGAGGACCTGGCTAGAGCAGAGCAACACGAACACGTAGCCAGTCTTCTTACAAGATTAAAAAAG GATACACACAGAGCACTTTTCATCCAGCATCTTAGACCTACTCATAATCTGCAGCCGAGAATAAAACTTAAGCTTTTTGGACACTCTGCATCTGGGAAAACTGCTCTTGTGGAGTCTCTGAAGTGTGGGCTCCTGAGAAGCTTTTTCAGAAGGCGCAGACCGAGGCTTTCCTCTACAAACTCTGTCCGGTTTCCTCCTTCACCTTTATCTAATAAGCCATCAG TTTCAGTAAGTATTTCAAATCTGTATCCTGGCTGTGAGAATGTTAGTGTGAGAAGCCGGAGCATGATGTTTGAGCCAGGCCTTACCAAAGGGATGTTGGAAGTATTTGTTTCGCCCTCTCACCATTCCCACTGCTCAGCAGATGACCAGTCAACCAAGGCCATTGACGTTCAGAATGCATATTTGAATG GAGTTGGTGATTTCAGTGTGTGGGAATTCTCTGGGAATCCTGTGTATTTCTGCTGCTATGACTATTTTGCTGCAAATGATCCCACCTCAGTTCACGTTGTACTTTTTAGTCTTGAAGAGCCCTATGAAATACAGTTGAACCAAGTGACCTTTTGGCTTAGTTTCCTAAAATCTCTTGTTCCAGTCGAAGAATCCATAG CATTTGGAGGAAAGCTAAAAACCCCACTACATGTTGCTCTGGTGGCTACTCATGCCGACATTGTCAACCTTCCACGTTCTGCAGGAGGAGAGTTCCAGTATGACAAAGATACATctcttctgaaagaaatcaggaaCAG GTTTGGAAATGACCTTCACATTTTAGACAGATTATTTATTTTGGATGCTGGGGCATCTGGTTCTAAAGATATGAAGATTCTCCGCAACCACCTCCAAGAATTACGTAGTCAAATTATTTCT ACATGTCCACCCATGACACACTTGTGCGAAAAAATTGTCTCCACGCTACCTTCATGGAGAAAAGTGAATGGACCCAACCAGCTCATGTCACTGCAGCAATTTGTGTATGATGTGCAAGATCAGCTTAACCCGCTAGCAAGCGAAGATGAGCTGAGGCACATTGCCCAGCAGCTACACAGTATAGGAGAG ATCAATATCATGCAAAGCGAGACAGTCCAAGATGTTGTTCTGCTAGATCCTCGCTGGCTGTGTTCAAATGTGCTCGGAAGACTCCTGTCCGTGGAGAACCCCAAGGCCCTCCATCACTACAGGGGCCGTTACACCATAGAGGACATCCAGCGCCTGGTCCCAGATAGCGATATAGAAGAACTCATACAAATATTGGATGCTATGGACATCTGTGCCAGGGATCTCAGCAGTGGAACAATGATTGACATTCCTGCTTTAATCAAGACTGATAGCCTCCATAGGTCTTGGGCTGATGAGGAGGATGAAGTTATGATTTATGGTGGTGTTAGAATTGTTCCTGTGGAACACCTCaccccactgccttgtgggatattccACAAAGTTCAGGTGAATCTTTGTAGATGGATCCATCAACAGAGCACAGAGGGAGATGCAGACATACGCTTGTGGATCAATGGATCAAAGATTGTGAACCGTGGAGCTGAGCTCCTTGTCCTGCTTGTGAACAATGGTCAGGGTATTGAGGTTCAAGTTAGAGGCCTGGAAACGGAGAAGATAAAATGCTGCCTGTTTCTGGACTCTGTGTGCAGTACGATTGATAACCTGATGGCCACAACATTACCAGGACTCCTGACAGTCAAACACTATCTCAGTCCTCAGCAGCTGAGGGAACACCATGAGCCAATAATGATATACCACCCGAGAGATTTTTTCCGCGCACAAAGTCAAAAGGAGACCTCATTGACTAATACCATGGGCGGCTACAAAGAAAGCTTTAGCAGTATACTGTGCTTTGGGTGTCTAGATGTCTATTCACAGGGAAGTTTGGGGATGGATATCCACGTGTCTGATCTGAATCTGCTTACACGAAGGAAACTGAGTCGACTTCTGGATCCACCTGATCCCATGGGCAAGGACTGGTGCCTTCTTGCTATGAACTTAGGCCTTCCTGATCTGGTTGCGAAATATAATACAAACAATGGGAGTCAGAATGACTTTGTCCCAAGCCCATCCTATGCTCTTCTGCAGGAATGGGGAAATAGCCCTGAAAGTACTGTGGGCACCCTAATGTCTAAACTGAGGGAACTGGGGCGCAGAGATGCAGCTGACTTTTTAATGAAAGCATCCTCTGTGTTTAGAGTCAGTTTAGATGTGAATGGCCAGGAAGCCTATGCTTCAAGCTGTAACAGCGGGACATCTTATAATTCAATTAGCTCAGTTGTCTCTCGGTAA